A window from Anser cygnoides isolate HZ-2024a breed goose chromosome 1, Taihu_goose_T2T_genome, whole genome shotgun sequence encodes these proteins:
- the GPR180 gene encoding integral membrane protein GPR180 isoform X3 — protein sequence MTVNHTEQNLTVSQIPYPETWYVFYVDKFTCEENYSETEDIQFEMVLLNPDAEGNPLDHFSAGESGLHEFFFLLVLAYFVTACIYAQSLWQTIKKRGPMHTVLKVLSIALLLQAGSAFANYLHFSSYSKDGIGAPFMGTVAELCDIVSQIQMLYLLLSLCMGWTIGRMKKSHSRPLQWDSTPASTGIAVVVVVTQSLLLIWEQFEDTNHHSYHSHHGLASGLLIGLRVCLALSLAAGLYQIITVERSTLKREFYITFAKVWVTSWKPIPFAVKACILWFLCHPCLATVSVIFREYQREKIITIGVILCQCISMVILYRLFLSHSLYWEVSSLSSVTLPLTVSSGHKNRHHF from the exons A tGACTGTGAACCACACAGAGCAAAATCTGACAGTGTCCCAGATTCCCTATCCGGAAACATGGTATGTGTTTTATGTAGACAAGTTTACCTGCGAAGAGAATTATTCTGAAACCGAGGATATTCAGTTTGAAATGGTCTTACTAAACCCAGATGCAGAAGGGAATCCATTAGATCACTTTAGCGCAGGGGAATctg gATTACATGAattctttttcctgcttgttcTAGCATACTTCGTAACTGCTTGCATATATGCACAGTCCCTATGGCAAACAATTAAGAAGCGTGGACCTATGCATACTGTACTAAAGGTGCTGTCAATTGCATTGTTGTTGCAGGCTGGTTCAGCTTTTGCCAACTACCTCCATTTCTCAAG TTATTCTAAGGATGGAATAGGAGCACCTTTTATGGGAACTGTGGCAGAAT TGTGTGACATAGTCTCTCAGATACAAATGCTATATTTATTGTTGAGTCTGTGCATGGGTTGGACAATAGGCAGAATGAAGAAATCTCATAGCAGACCTCTTCAATGGGATTCCACTCCAGCATCTACTGGCATTGCTGTAGTAGTTGTTGTTACACAG AGCCTTTTATTAATTTGGGAACAATTTGAAGATACTAATCACCACAGCTACCATTCACACCATGGCTTAGCAAGTGGACTGCTTATTGGCCTCAGAGTTTGCCTAGCTTTGTCGCTGGCTGCTGGTCTTTACCAGATCATCACAGTGGAGAGAAGCACGCTGAAAAGGGAGTTCTATATCACCTTTGCCAAAGTATGGGTTACATCATGGAAGCCGATTCCTTTTGCTGTAAAA gcCTGCATTCTCTGGTTTTTGTGCCACCCATGTCTTGCAACCGTTTCTGTAATATTCAGAGAATATCAAAGAGAAAAG ATTATTACCATAGGTGTTATCCTCTGTCAGTGCATCTCCATGGTTATCCTCtacagactttttctttctcatagtCTATATTGGGAAGTGTCTTCACTATCATCAGTGACATTGCCACTAACAGTATCCTCTGGACATAAAAATCGACATCACTTCTGA
- the GPR180 gene encoding integral membrane protein GPR180 isoform X2, which yields MRWRVLWALCACCWGCAWGKTLRGGFVSAAARLQPWRPLARFQFHGDHAVLCVRINNVAVAVTKEARLHLFQAQEWLKLQNSIQDHSCTEKFSKAQLTMTVNHTEQNLTVSQIPYPETWYVFYVDKFTCEENYSETEDIQFEMVLLNPDAEGNPLDHFSAGESGLHEFFFLLVLAYFVTACIYAQSLWQTIKKRGPMHTVLKVLSIALLLQAGSAFANYLHFSSYSKDGIGAPFMGTVAELCDIVSQIQMLYLLLSLCMGWTIGRMKKSHSRPLQWDSTPASTGIAVVVVVTQSLLLIWEQFEDTNHHSYHSHHGLASGLLIGLRVCLALSLAAGLYQIITVERSTLKREFYITFAKACILWFLCHPCLATVSVIFREYQREKIITIGVILCQCISMVILYRLFLSHSLYWEVSSLSSVTLPLTVSSGHKNRHHF from the exons ATGCGGTGGCGGGTGCTGTGGGCGCTGTgcgcctgctgctggggctgcgccTGGGGCAAGACGCTGCGGGGCGGCTTCGtcagcgccgccgcccgcctgcAGCCCTGGCGGCCCCTGGCGCGCTTCCAGTTCCACG gTGACCATGCTGTTCTGTGTGTCAGAATCAACAACGTAGCAGTAGCTGTGACAAAAGAAGCTAGACTTCACCTGTTTCAAGCACAGGAATGGCTGAAGCTGCAGAACAGTATCCAAGACCACAGCTGTACAGAGAAATTCTCTAAAGCTCAACTGACAA tGACTGTGAACCACACAGAGCAAAATCTGACAGTGTCCCAGATTCCCTATCCGGAAACATGGTATGTGTTTTATGTAGACAAGTTTACCTGCGAAGAGAATTATTCTGAAACCGAGGATATTCAGTTTGAAATGGTCTTACTAAACCCAGATGCAGAAGGGAATCCATTAGATCACTTTAGCGCAGGGGAATctg gATTACATGAattctttttcctgcttgttcTAGCATACTTCGTAACTGCTTGCATATATGCACAGTCCCTATGGCAAACAATTAAGAAGCGTGGACCTATGCATACTGTACTAAAGGTGCTGTCAATTGCATTGTTGTTGCAGGCTGGTTCAGCTTTTGCCAACTACCTCCATTTCTCAAG TTATTCTAAGGATGGAATAGGAGCACCTTTTATGGGAACTGTGGCAGAAT TGTGTGACATAGTCTCTCAGATACAAATGCTATATTTATTGTTGAGTCTGTGCATGGGTTGGACAATAGGCAGAATGAAGAAATCTCATAGCAGACCTCTTCAATGGGATTCCACTCCAGCATCTACTGGCATTGCTGTAGTAGTTGTTGTTACACAG AGCCTTTTATTAATTTGGGAACAATTTGAAGATACTAATCACCACAGCTACCATTCACACCATGGCTTAGCAAGTGGACTGCTTATTGGCCTCAGAGTTTGCCTAGCTTTGTCGCTGGCTGCTGGTCTTTACCAGATCATCACAGTGGAGAGAAGCACGCTGAAAAGGGAGTTCTATATCACCTTTGCCAAA gcCTGCATTCTCTGGTTTTTGTGCCACCCATGTCTTGCAACCGTTTCTGTAATATTCAGAGAATATCAAAGAGAAAAG ATTATTACCATAGGTGTTATCCTCTGTCAGTGCATCTCCATGGTTATCCTCtacagactttttctttctcatagtCTATATTGGGAAGTGTCTTCACTATCATCAGTGACATTGCCACTAACAGTATCCTCTGGACATAAAAATCGACATCACTTCTGA
- the GPR180 gene encoding integral membrane protein GPR180 isoform X1, with protein sequence MRWRVLWALCACCWGCAWGKTLRGGFVSAAARLQPWRPLARFQFHGDHAVLCVRINNVAVAVTKEARLHLFQAQEWLKLQNSIQDHSCTEKFSKAQLTMTVNHTEQNLTVSQIPYPETWYVFYVDKFTCEENYSETEDIQFEMVLLNPDAEGNPLDHFSAGESGLHEFFFLLVLAYFVTACIYAQSLWQTIKKRGPMHTVLKVLSIALLLQAGSAFANYLHFSSYSKDGIGAPFMGTVAELCDIVSQIQMLYLLLSLCMGWTIGRMKKSHSRPLQWDSTPASTGIAVVVVVTQSLLLIWEQFEDTNHHSYHSHHGLASGLLIGLRVCLALSLAAGLYQIITVERSTLKREFYITFAKVWVTSWKPIPFAVKACILWFLCHPCLATVSVIFREYQREKIITIGVILCQCISMVILYRLFLSHSLYWEVSSLSSVTLPLTVSSGHKNRHHF encoded by the exons ATGCGGTGGCGGGTGCTGTGGGCGCTGTgcgcctgctgctggggctgcgccTGGGGCAAGACGCTGCGGGGCGGCTTCGtcagcgccgccgcccgcctgcAGCCCTGGCGGCCCCTGGCGCGCTTCCAGTTCCACG gTGACCATGCTGTTCTGTGTGTCAGAATCAACAACGTAGCAGTAGCTGTGACAAAAGAAGCTAGACTTCACCTGTTTCAAGCACAGGAATGGCTGAAGCTGCAGAACAGTATCCAAGACCACAGCTGTACAGAGAAATTCTCTAAAGCTCAACTGACAA tGACTGTGAACCACACAGAGCAAAATCTGACAGTGTCCCAGATTCCCTATCCGGAAACATGGTATGTGTTTTATGTAGACAAGTTTACCTGCGAAGAGAATTATTCTGAAACCGAGGATATTCAGTTTGAAATGGTCTTACTAAACCCAGATGCAGAAGGGAATCCATTAGATCACTTTAGCGCAGGGGAATctg gATTACATGAattctttttcctgcttgttcTAGCATACTTCGTAACTGCTTGCATATATGCACAGTCCCTATGGCAAACAATTAAGAAGCGTGGACCTATGCATACTGTACTAAAGGTGCTGTCAATTGCATTGTTGTTGCAGGCTGGTTCAGCTTTTGCCAACTACCTCCATTTCTCAAG TTATTCTAAGGATGGAATAGGAGCACCTTTTATGGGAACTGTGGCAGAAT TGTGTGACATAGTCTCTCAGATACAAATGCTATATTTATTGTTGAGTCTGTGCATGGGTTGGACAATAGGCAGAATGAAGAAATCTCATAGCAGACCTCTTCAATGGGATTCCACTCCAGCATCTACTGGCATTGCTGTAGTAGTTGTTGTTACACAG AGCCTTTTATTAATTTGGGAACAATTTGAAGATACTAATCACCACAGCTACCATTCACACCATGGCTTAGCAAGTGGACTGCTTATTGGCCTCAGAGTTTGCCTAGCTTTGTCGCTGGCTGCTGGTCTTTACCAGATCATCACAGTGGAGAGAAGCACGCTGAAAAGGGAGTTCTATATCACCTTTGCCAAAGTATGGGTTACATCATGGAAGCCGATTCCTTTTGCTGTAAAA gcCTGCATTCTCTGGTTTTTGTGCCACCCATGTCTTGCAACCGTTTCTGTAATATTCAGAGAATATCAAAGAGAAAAG ATTATTACCATAGGTGTTATCCTCTGTCAGTGCATCTCCATGGTTATCCTCtacagactttttctttctcatagtCTATATTGGGAAGTGTCTTCACTATCATCAGTGACATTGCCACTAACAGTATCCTCTGGACATAAAAATCGACATCACTTCTGA
- the TGDS gene encoding dTDP-D-glucose 4,6-dehydratase — MSCRCRKARVMSGQPVAAAAPRFEKRLLVTGGAGFIASHVVVSLVKNYPNYLIINLDKLDYCASLKNLETVSEKENYKFIQGDICDPHFIKQLFETEKIDIVLHFAAQTHVDLSFWHALEFTYVNVYGTNVLVAAAHEANVEKFVYVSTDEVYGGSTDQEFDESSPKRPTNPYASSKAAAECFVQSYWERYQFPVVITRSSNVYGPHQYPEKVIPKFISLLQQNRKCCIHGSGLQRRNFLYATDVVEAFLTVLKEGKPGEIYNIGTNFEMSIAQLAKELIHLIKKTSSESEMEHWMDYVKDRPANDMRYPMNSEKMHKLGWRPKVPWKEGIEKTIEWYKENFHNWKNAEKALEPFPVTEPFAQLNVP; from the exons ATGTCGTGCCGCTGCCGTAAAGCGCGGGTGATGTCGGGACagccggtggcggcggcggcgccgcgctTCGAGAAGCGGCTGCTGGTGACGGGCGGCGCCGGCTTCAT TGCTTCACACGTAGTTGTGTCCCTCGTCAAAAACTATCCAAACTATCTGATTATAAATCTAGATAAG CTCGACTACTGTGCAAGTTTGAAGAATCTTGAAACTGTCTCTGAGAAGGAAAACTACAAGTTTATCCAG GGGGATATTTGTGACCCTCATtttataaaacagctttttgaaaCTGAGAAAATTGACATAGTCCTTCATTTTGCAGCCCAAACTCATGTAG atCTTTCATTTTGGCACGCCCTGGAATTCACCTATGTGAACGTTTATGGCACGAATGTACTGGTAGCTGCTGCACATGAAGCCAATGTGGAGAAGTTCGTCTATGTCAGTACAGATGAAGTATACGGAGGCAGCACTGATCAG GAATTTGACGAATCCTCACCAAAACGTCCTACAAATCCCTATGCCTCCTCTAAAGCAGCTGCGGAGTGTTTTGTTCAGTCTTACTGGGAAAGGTACCAA TTTCCAGTTGTTATTACGCGAAGCAGTAATGTTTATGGGCCACACCAGTATCCAGAAAAA GTTATTCCAAAGTTTATATCTTTGTtgcaacagaacagaaaatg CTGTATTCATGGTTCTGGACTTCAAAGAAGGAATTTCCTATATGCTACTGATGTTGTAGAAGCATTCCTTACTGTTCTGAAGGAGGGGAAGCCAGGTGAAATTTATAACATCGGAACTAATTTTGAGATGTCCATTGCCCAGCTTGCTAAGGAGTTAATCCACTTA ATAAAGAAGACCAGTTCAGAATCTGAAATGGAGCACTGGATGGATTACGTCAAagacag ACCTGCCAATGACATGAGATACCCaatgaattcagaaaaaatgCACAAGTTAGGATGGAGACCTAAAGTGCCTTGGAAAGAAGGAATAGAGAAAACAA TTGAATGGTACAAAGAAAACTTTCACAActggaaaaatgcagagaaagctTTGGAGCCCTTTCCTGTGACAGAGCCATTTGCACAGCTTAACGTTCCGTAA